The following nucleotide sequence is from Candidatus Paceibacterota bacterium.
TTATGTTTGTAGTTGAAAAGAAAGAAGAAACAACAAACAAATAAATAAGAAATATTGAAATTGTTTTTTTAACCATATTCCTTTTAGCAGAAAATAGAACCATAGTTTTTACGGCTGTGTATTATTAAGTATAACACCACTTTTAAAATATATCTCTAGTGTTTTAGCGGTTTCTACCAATTTATTGCTATAGGAAAGATATTGATTAAGACCGTTCATCGAAAGAAGAGGGTCGGAAAAAATTTGCCCGACAATTTTCAGAGAATCAGCCGTTCCTCGGTAGTTATTTATCAGATCAAGGTGAAGCTCTGCTATTTTTTCTGGAACCGCGATTTCCACGGTGTCCTTGGCTATGTTTGTGTAGGCGTTTATGTAAGGAACTAGTTTTGTTTGCAATGTTTGGTCGCTAGTTTCAAGAGAGGTAGAGATTACTGTGATTTCTTGTCCTAGGTTATATTTCGAATATTTTTGGATTACCGTTCCAAGATTTTTGCTGTAAGCTAAAATTTCTGCATCACTGGCGTTTTTTATAACAGTGAGGTCGTTTATTGTGTATAGGGGGCGTATCTCCTCTTGTTTTATGTTGGAATATATAATTTTTGCGGTTTCTCGTACTGTTTCTGGGTCAAATTTTCCAGCGTTTTTAAGAGCTGAAGCTGCCACAAAAAACTGCTGACCGAACTGATCTGTCGCAGAGGTTGTAATCTCTCCACTCGTGGTATTTTTAGCCACATTTTGTTTATGAACTTCAGTTCCGTCTAATATTCCGTTGTTATTTGAGTCTTTATTGTTCGGATCTGTACCATAAAGTGCTTCCTCCCAGTCTTTTAGTCCATCCTTATCACTGTCTTTGTTTATTAAATCTGCGACGGAGTCGTTTACCCCACCATTAATAACCAAAACACCTTGTTCTTCTTGTTTTGTTTCTGTAATTAGTGGATTAGAAACTCCTTTGTTGGAAAAAACAGATAAACTTATAATTGTTAACCCTAAAATAGATGCGGCAACTAATTTTTTGTTCTTAAGAAAGTTTCGCACGGATTGAGAATTCATAGATTGTTTAAGTATAGCAAGGAAATCGTTGTTTTTCTGTGGATTCTTTGGTTTGTGTGGATATTCTTTTTTAAAATACTTTTGAAAAACACGTATAATTTTTTGCTAAAAATTTACTATGCTCGGCTCGTCAGCCTGCGCAATGTTTTTCGAAAGTATTTTGTTTTACTTTGTTATATAATAGTTGTATGAGAAAAATGTTTCTTTTTCTGTTTCTAGGACTAATGTCGTTTTTGATTGCCTCACCTTTATCTGTTAACGCCGCCTCAGTCTTTGGTGGAAGAATAATGAGTGTGATTCCTTGCACCTGCTCTCCTGGAATGGCAGTAATAGTCGGTCCTCCACGCCCAGCAATCCTTCTTTATATTCCGGGAGCTTCTCGTTTATTTAGGTACGGAAGAATAATGCCCGGAGTGTGGTCATTAGGAGATTATTCTTCTGGCGGTACTTGTATGCAGATTGCTGGAAAAACTTGCGCCCCATACCCTCCAATACAAGGAACAATACTCAAAATAGGAACGTCATAATCATAAGGATTACAAATGTTTTGTGATTTCTAGGAATTTTTTTGCGGAAACATCTTCTGCTCGCGTGTTTTCATTTAAGCCAAGCTCTGCGAAAGTTTTTAAGACAGCATCCTTTTTTGCAACCAAAGAGAGGTTGCTTGAAAGCTTTTTTCGTTTACTGCTAAATCCTGCTTTTAGTAATTCAAAAAATCTTTTCTCGTCAATTTTATTTTTAAAAGGTGATTTTATATTTTCAACAGTAAGGACAGCCGAATCAACATTTGGTTTTGGAAAAAAACTTCCAGCAGAAACACGACGCGTTATTTTTGGAATACCGTACACTTTTACCGAAATAGACAAAACACTTTCTTTTTCGTCGCGAGCAATCACTCTTTCCGCAACTTCTTTCTGTACCATAAAAACCATTGTTTTTGGACGAGGGCCGGTTTCTAGAAAAAGACGAAAAAGTAAACCGGTTACGTTGTAAGGAATATTTGCTATCAATTTATAAGACTCTTCTTTTATTTTGTAATCATTAAAATCAAAATCAAGAATATCTCCTTGAACTAAGATTAATTTCTTATTAGAAATTTCCTTCGCGAATTTTTCCGTAAGAAAAGAAAATAGTTCACGGTCTTTTTCCACGGCGATTACTTGTTTTGAATATTTAAGTAAAAACTCTGTTAATATCCCCTTTCCTGGACCAACCTCAAGCACAATATCTTTTTTTGAAATATTTCCAGCTAAGGCAATATCCTCAGCAATCTTTTTGTTGGTTAGAAAATTTTGCCCTAGTGATTTTTTTGGTTTCATTTTAGTCTAGATATATTACCTTACCCAAAGATTCACTTCTCTCTGTCTGCTCAAGAAGCATTGGGTCAATGTCGTAAATAAATTCTGAAGGAGTCTCAACTTGGCGCGAGCCAAATATTGTTCGCACCGTAGCAAAAGTTAAGAATACTTTTTTTCGAGCACGAGTAAGGGCAACGTAAAACAAACGACGTTCTTCCTCGGAGTCTTCTTCTGTGGTTGTTGGAAGATTAACCCTTGCGTGAGGAAAAAGATCTTGTTCAAGCCCAACAATAAAAACATAATCAAACTCAAGTCCTTTTGAAGCATGGGCAGTCATTAGACGAACTCCATCTTTATTCTTCTTTTGGTCCATGGAATCTTGGTCGCTTGCAAGCGCTGCGTCAGAAAGTAATTTTTCAACTCCTTCGTCCGCTTCGAAAATATCATATTTTGTTGCGAGTGATGCGAGTTCCATCATGTTCTCTAGTCGCTCTAAATCATCTTCCCCACCCTCTTTAAAAAATTTTTCCAACCCCGTTTCTTTTATTACAAAACGAACAAGGTCCGAAGTCTTCATTGTTTCCGATGAATTTTTTATTTTTTCAAGAAGAGCCCAAAAAATTGAAATTCGTTCTTTCATTTTCGGAGGAAGAGAACCTTCTTTACCAGAAAAAATTTTAGCGATAGTTGCGTCCCCAACTCCTCTTGGTGGAACGTTAATAACTCTTTTTATATCTGAGAGTCCAGATGGGTTTCTTGCTGCGCGAATATAGGCTAAGACATCCTTAACCTCTTTTCGTTCAAAGAACTTCACTCCAAGCACACGGTGTGGAACATTAAGAGAAAGAAAACCTTCTTCAAGTGCGCGCGACTGATAGTTTGCGCGATATAAAACAGCAATTTCGTTTGAAGGAACCCCCTCCGCAATTAGTTCTAAAGATTTTTGAGCGATGAAGCGTGCTTCATCTGCCTCGTCATAAGCTTCAAAAACTGCAATTTTTTCACCCTCAACGTTTTTTGTAAAAAGATTTTTTTCTTTGCGAATTTTATTTTTTTTAATAATATCGTTTGCTGCTTGGAGGATGTTTTGAGTTGAGCGATAGTTCTCCTCAAGAAGAACAACCATTGCTCCTGGGTAGTCTTGTTCAAAATTTAAAATATTTCGTAGATTTGCTCCACGCCAACCATAAATATTTTGATCACTGTCACCAACAACGCAAATATTTTTTTCTTTCTTGGCTAGAAGACGTGATAATTCGTATTGCGCAGTGTTTGTATCTTGATACTCATCGATGTGAATATATTTCCAAGTATTATGATATTTTTTCAAAACCTCTTCGTTGTCGCGTAAAAGAACAGCTGTGCGAGTAACGAGATCGTCAAAGTCAAAAGCATTTTCTTCTTTCAATAAGGTTTCGTATTTTTTCCAAACAGAAGAAAGTACTTTTGGAAAATAACCCTCAGCTGTTTCTGAATATTCTTCGGAAGAAATAACATTTCCTTTGTGGCGGGATATTGCCCAGCGTAGTCGTGCAGGGTCAAATTGCTTTGGATCTAAGTCTAGACTTTTAATTGCATTTTTAACTAACGAGACGGTTTCCTGTTCGTCCAAGATTGAAAAGCGGGCAGTTCTTTCTACGAGTGTAGCGTTTTCTCTTAAAATTTTTACCCCTAAAGAATGGAAGGTTGAGACAAGGGGGCCGTCTTTTAATCCAAAATCGGCAACCGAACGGCGTGTTTGGAGTAGCACAGAAACACGGTGCCCCATTTCCGCCGCGGCCTTATTTGTAAAAGTAATGGCTAAAATAGAGCTGGGAGTAACCCCTTTTTCTACTAAGTGAAGTATTCTATGGGTTATGGTTTTTGTTTTTCCTGCTCCGGCACCGGCAATAATCAAAAGAGGGCCCTCCGTTTGAACAACAGCCTCTTGTTGTTGTTGGTTTAGCTCGTTTTTTAAGTCAGACATTGATGGAACTATAACACTTCAATCCTTATTACAGAAAAATAGAGAACTTTTTGTTTTTAAATAAAAAATATTACCAAGGTCATTCATTTTTTGATTACCCCCGAGCTATCCCCAGGTCGATTGACTTCCATCCACTATAGGGATACCATTTTAGATGAGGACGGGAATACCTCGTCTAAAACAGAAAAATGGCTCTGCTAGGCCATTTTTAGCCCTTTTAGGGCTTTAAGATAGCAAAATTGCTTGTTTTTCAACGGTTTTTGCCCACACGGGTCATACATGAAACAAGTAGTTTTTAAAATAGGCTTATTAAACATCTAGAAAAAGACCTTGGTTGTGCTAACCAAGCGAAAAAACCCTTATTTTTAGGGCTTCTGTCAAAGAGGCTTCTGTTGTTGTTTATTGGTGTTTTATTGGTTATCTCCTCTCCTTCCACAGCTTCTGCGGGAGTCTTTTCTAAAATAAACGACCTTTTTTCTAAAAATGATTCTGAGCAGAGCAAAATAAGTAATTCTCAAAACATGGATATCTTAGAGGCTGTGACCGGTCCTGTTGGTCAAAGTTTACCAAGTGGTGGTGGCGATATTACTATTGTTGGAGGGATGGCTCTTCTTCCAGACGCTGGTCCTTCCGGAACACAGGTTGAGGTAAACGAAAAACCAACCCCTGCTTTTGGGCAGGTCAGTACATATACGGTTCGCGCGGGAGATACCCTCTCAAGTATTGCTAAAATGTTTGATGTTAGTGTTGGGACAGTTTTAAGCGCAAACGATTTAAAAAGAGGTGATGCTTTAGTTGTCGGACAGAAACTTATAATTTTGCCTGTATCGGGTGTTCAGTACACGATTAGTAAAGGAGATACGATCTCTTCTATTTCAAAGAAATATAAAGTAGATGTTGGTGAAATTATCGGGTTCAATGGTTTTTCTTCGGAGAGTGACGTCCTTCCTATTGGGGAATCAATAATCATTCCTTTCGCCGAAACAGAACAAAAGAGTACAACCATTGTTCCATCCAAGAAAATTGTTAACAAAGCACACGGCACTGGTGGGCCTGATTACACTGGGTACTTCATACGCCCAGTCTTAGAAGAGCTTGGTAGAAAGTCCCAGGGCTTACATGGATACAACGGTGTTGATATCGCAGCCAAAAAAGGAACTCCAATAATCGCCGCAGCCGCAGGTGAAGTTATTGTTGCAAGAAGTGGTGGGTGGAATGGTGGCTATGGATCGTATGTTGTTATTGCACACGGTAACGGAACACAAACTCTTTATGGCCACATGAGTTCAGTTGCTGTGGAGGAAGGATGGCATGTAAGCAAGGGTCAAACTATTGGGCAAGTTGGTTCAACCGGGCGCTCGACAGGATCACATCTTCATTTTGAGATTCGTGGTGCGAAGAACCCATTTTAAAGAAAGAACGACGGGTAAGGATGAACGCCCAAAATTTCATTTGCGATCTAGATAATCGACCAAAACAAAAAAACTCCCCAGATGGGGAGTTTTTTGTTTTAAGAGCGCGACAAGAAAGATTCTCTTGGTCGATAGCGGATAGCTTCTAGGATATGCTCGTCTAGAATTTCATCACTTTCTGCTAAATCGGCGATGGTGCGAGCGAGTTTAATTGCTTTATGATAGGCACGTGCAGAAAAGTTAAATTTTTCTGCACTTTGACGCAAAAGTTTTTCGGCGTTTTCTGTGATTCTCGACATTTCAATAATATCTTTTGCTTTCATTTCGCTGTTTAGGCGGCCACTTTTTTTAAAAGAAGCAAAGCGTTCTTTTTGGCGAGAACGAGCTTTCATTACTCGATTACGTATTGTCTCGCTTTTTTCACCGTCGCTTTCACCCGATAGTTTTTGATAGTCTATTGTGCCAACTTCAATCCACATATCAACTCGGTCTATAATTGGACCTGACAATTTTCTTTCATAGCGAGCAATTGCAGAAGCAGTGCAGGTGCACTGCTGTTTTTTATTACCTCTATTTCCACAAGGGCAAGGGTTTAGTGCTGCGACTAAAATAAATGATGCCGGAAAAAGTGCGAATCCACGGGAGCGAGAAATGTTAACCACCCTGTCCTCGAGCGGTTGGCGTAGTGATTCTAGAACTCTGGTTTCAAACTCTGGAAATTCGTCTAAAAACAAAACCCCACGATGAGCGAGAGTGGCCTCTCCTGGTTTGGGAATTGCGCCTCCGCCGATAACCGAAACATAAGAAGCAGTGTGGTGAGGGGAACGAAACGGCGGAGTTGTGATGATTGTCTCTCTTAGTGTTCCAGCTGCTGAATGAATACCAGTCACCTCAAGCATCTCATCTTCGTTTAGATTTGGAAGTAATCCGCGAAACCCTTTGGCAAGCATCGTTTTTCCTGTTCCTGGTGGGCCATAAAGAGCGATATTGTGTCCGCCAGACGCGGCAATTTCCAAACCACGCTTCCCTGTTTCCTGTCCGCGAATTTCTGAAAGATCCAAATCAATTTCTGAAAATGTTGGAATAATTTCTGTTGGCTCTCTGTGGTCTATCGTTTCATTTTTTACCTGGGCACTTTTCTCTTTATTTTTTGAGAGATGGTTTAGTAATTGTTGTAAGGTTTTAATTGGAAAAATTTTTATTCCACGAATAAGAGCTGCCTCTATTGCGTTTTCTTCTGGGACGTATAGTTCTTCAAACCCTCTTTTCTTTGCTTCTTCGGCAATAAGAAGAGTTCCTCGAACAGGCATAACTTTTCCATCGAGTGATAGTTCTCCAACAAATAATTTTTTTGCCGGGTCAAAAGAAATATCTCCTGAAGCAATAGCGTAAGCAAGAGCAATCGGAACATCAAAAACAGGACCTTCTTTTTTCATATCAGCCGGAGCGAGAGAAATCACAACTTTTTCGTTTTTACTCTTTGGTGGTTTTAGTCCAGAATTTTTAATAGCAGCACTAACTCTATCCCGCGACTCCTCAACAGCCTTATCAGGAAGACCAACGATTGAAAATGAAAAAAGGCCGCGAGAAATATCGGCCTCAACATTCACCACGTGTGCTTTCAGGAATTGTATTTGGGCTCCGTGAACACGCGCGAAATTCATAAAAATAATTCTACAAGTGTGCCATGCAGGTCGTTGCTGCTGGGTTGGCCTCAAGTCTTTTTTCTTCTATTTCTTTTTCACAAACAGAGCAGATTCCGTATCCCCCATTTTTTATTCGGAGAAGGGCAGAATCAACCTCGTTTAGTCTTTTTTCTAGCTCTAATTGAGTGGAACTGACTTCTTCAAAATCTTCCATCAAATCAGCAACTTCATTTTTGTCGGAAAGACTTGCGTCCATAACAGAAGGAACTGGTTCCCAATCTTTTGGATTACCTGGAGTTCTTCTTCCAAGTACTTGCATCTCTTCTTCTAGAAGCTTCTTTTCCTCGGATAATTTTTGTTCGTACTTTTCGTAATTTTTTTCCATGTTTTTATTTTATCACAATTTTTATTTTTTCAATTTAGTGTGCGGAACTATCTAACCGGTGATTTGGCGGTTGAAAGGCGCGTGATTATCTCACTTAAAGTGGCTTCGTTTGTTGTGATAATTATAGTTTTCTTGTCTTTAAAGTAATAAATTAGTAGAGGTTGGCCGGTATCATCTCGTAATACTCTGACGTCTTTGTTTTTAATAACAGAATCAACAAACGCCCTTCTGTAAATATCAGAACTATTTTGGGGGGCAATCCCGAACAAAGGAAGAATCTCCCCAGCCATATCGTTTTCCCAAGAATACATTCCAGCGGCTGCGTTTTCATAGAAGTTTGTTTTTAGCACAAGAAATGGCTGATTGCCATTAAACGAATGTATTCCAAACAAAAAACTATTATCAAGTGAGCGAAGAAGAGCCGGTGGTATTCGCGATTCGATCATTGAAAAAAACTTTTCAGTATTTATAAGTGCAGGTTGTGACATATAGTCTTTCGTTTCCGTGAAATATATATTAACGAGCGAGTCTAGTCGTGGGGTGAGTTCTTTCACAGAAGCAGTCGCTTTTTTCCAAATTGTCTCTCTGTTGTTTCCGGTTATATCAACTCCAAAATCTTGTTCGGTTAAAAACAAGGCAGGGATACGTGTTGGACCAGTTTCAGTTCCGGCCCCGGGGGTAATTGTCTTTACAAAAAAGTAAGTAACCAAAAGAACTCCAGTGATTAGGAGAATAACGCTTAAAGATATTAAGACGATGTTTTTTGAAGAACGAGGAGAAAGTTCTGCTGATATTTTGTCTTTACGCCCCTGCTCTGCAATGACCATCCTTGTAAGAGAAGTTTGGTTCTCCTTAACAGACCTGGCTGCATCGCTTTGATATGTTCTAATTGGAGAAATTTTAGGAGTAGTAGGTTCCTTCACAGTTTCTGGTGTGACTGATTGATTTAAGTGAAAAGATCCAGGAGCTCCTACTTCTTTGTTCAGGGTTGGTTCTGAAATGTTATTTTGATCAGGAATCGTGTCCATGAGTATTATTATACACGCACAGTCGTTTCGCGTTATAGCCTTTTAGGTAAACTAATTTATTTAATTAACTTTTAAAAATAATTAACTAGGCGCCCGCTTGTGGAGTAGGAGGAGTATCTGGTTTCAGTCCCTTACGTGTCGCGAAATCAGGGTCAACATCTTTAATAGAAAGATTGATACGGTGCTTTTCATCAATTTCTTTAATGATTACTTCTACTTTTTCCCCAATAGATAGGACATCGGTTATTCGGTTGATATGGAACGGCGCTATCTGTGAAACGTGAACCAAACCATCAGTGCGCGGTCCGATTTCAACAAACGCCCCAAAGTCCATGATACGAGCAACAGTCCCCGTAAATCTTTCACCAACCTTATATTCCTTGGTGAGCTCTTTTATTTTTAGAAGTGCGGCTTCCGCGCTCCCGTTTTTACCAACAATTAAAACACCACCAGTTTCGTCGATGTCTATTTGTTCTGCTCCAGTTATAGACTTAATTCCGTTTATCATTTTTCCACCAGGCCCGATGATTAAACCAATTTGATCTTCCTTTACTTTGTGACGCAAAACTTTTGGCGCCGAAGCAGAGAGCATTGGTCTTGGTGTTGGAATCGCCTCTTTTATTTTTGTGATGATTTGTAGCCGAGCATCTCGTGCATCAACAAGGGCTTCTTTTAAAACAGACAATGGAATGCCGCCAATTTTAATATCCATTTGTACGGCAGTGATACCAACTTCTGTTCCAGCAACCTTAAAATCCATGTCACCGTAGTGATCCTCTGGCCCTTGAATGTCGGTCAAAATTTTATAATTTTCTTCACCTTCCATCATTACCCCCATAGCAATTCCAGCAACTGGTCTTTTTATTGGAACACCACCATCCATCAAGGCGAGGGTTGAACCACAAACCGAAGCCATTGAAGTTGAGCCGTTCGAAGCCATTGATTCAGAAACAATGCGAATAGTATATGGAAACTCTTCCTGGCTTGGAAGAACCGCAAGTAGTGCTTTTTCTGCCAAAGCTCCGTGTCCGATTTCTCGGCGATTTATATTTCCAACTTTTTTAATTTCCCCAGATGAGAATGGAGGAAAATTGTAATGATGCATATAACGTTTCTCCGTCTTTATCTCAATACCATCAATTGTTTGCGATTCTCCTGGACCAGCGAGAGTTAAAGCAGAAAGAACGTGTGTGCCTCCGCGATAAAAAATACCAGTACCATGAAGAACAGGAGAAATACCACCAGCTTGGGCAAATATTTTACGGACTTCTTTAAAACCTCTTCCGTCTGGACGCCTATCGTTTTTAACCGCTTCGTTGTGAATAAAGTCATCTACTGATTTTTCAAAATACGAAAGCGCTAAAGATGTTTTTTCTTCTTTAAATTGCTCGGTAAAAATTTCCATCCAGTAGTCAAGAATTTCCCCGATAATTTTTCCGCCTGCTCCACCGCTTAATATTTCTTCAAAGCGAGGAGAAACTTTTTCAGTAAAAAAGCTTTTAGCTTCGCTCGATATTTCTTCTCGTGGAATTGTAATTTTTTTCTTGCCGATTTCGCGTACGATGCTTTCTTGGAAGTCTTGCAGTTTTTTTAGTTCTGGAAGTGCTTGTTCTAAGGCACTGGAGATAATTTCTTCCGGCATTTCTTTACCAGAGGCTTCAATCATATTTATTTTTCCATCACGACCACAAATAACAAGCTCGAGCTCTGCGTCATCGTGGCGTCGAAAATCATAATCCGGATTTATTTCCGGCGCATCAGTTCTGGAGTGTTTTGTTAAACGAATTGCTGCGACCGGTCCGTTCCATGGAATGTCCGATGTTGCGAGAGCAAGGGACGCTGCGTTGATTGCCAAAATATCTGGATCGTCTTTGTCGATAGCAAGAACAGTTATGATAACTTGTATTTCATTTCTTATATGATCATCAAAAAGTGGGCGGATAGTTCTATCAATGATACGACCA
It contains:
- a CDS encoding thrombospondin type 3 repeat-containing protein is translated as MNSQSVRNFLKNKKLVAASILGLTIISLSVFSNKGVSNPLITETKQEEQGVLVINGGVNDSVADLINKDSDKDGLKDWEEALYGTDPNNKDSNNNGILDGTEVHKQNVAKNTTSGEITTSATDQFGQQFFVAASALKNAGKFDPETVRETAKIIYSNIKQEEIRPLYTINDLTVIKNASDAEILAYSKNLGTVIQKYSKYNLGQEITVISTSLETSDQTLQTKLVPYINAYTNIAKDTVEIAVPEKIAELHLDLINNYRGTADSLKIVGQIFSDPLLSMNGLNQYLSYSNKLVETAKTLEIYFKSGVILNNTQP
- the rsmA gene encoding 16S rRNA (adenine(1518)-N(6)/adenine(1519)-N(6))-dimethyltransferase RsmA, producing MKPKKSLGQNFLTNKKIAEDIALAGNISKKDIVLEVGPGKGILTEFLLKYSKQVIAVEKDRELFSFLTEKFAKEISNKKLILVQGDILDFDFNDYKIKEESYKLIANIPYNVTGLLFRLFLETGPRPKTMVFMVQKEVAERVIARDEKESVLSISVKVYGIPKITRRVSAGSFFPKPNVDSAVLTVENIKSPFKNKIDEKRFFELLKAGFSSKRKKLSSNLSLVAKKDAVLKTFAELGLNENTRAEDVSAKKFLEITKHL
- a CDS encoding UvrD-helicase domain-containing protein, translating into MSDLKNELNQQQQEAVVQTEGPLLIIAGAGAGKTKTITHRILHLVEKGVTPSSILAITFTNKAAAEMGHRVSVLLQTRRSVADFGLKDGPLVSTFHSLGVKILRENATLVERTARFSILDEQETVSLVKNAIKSLDLDPKQFDPARLRWAISRHKGNVISSEEYSETAEGYFPKVLSSVWKKYETLLKEENAFDFDDLVTRTAVLLRDNEEVLKKYHNTWKYIHIDEYQDTNTAQYELSRLLAKKEKNICVVGDSDQNIYGWRGANLRNILNFEQDYPGAMVVLLEENYRSTQNILQAANDIIKKNKIRKEKNLFTKNVEGEKIAVFEAYDEADEARFIAQKSLELIAEGVPSNEIAVLYRANYQSRALEEGFLSLNVPHRVLGVKFFERKEVKDVLAYIRAARNPSGLSDIKRVINVPPRGVGDATIAKIFSGKEGSLPPKMKERISIFWALLEKIKNSSETMKTSDLVRFVIKETGLEKFFKEGGEDDLERLENMMELASLATKYDIFEADEGVEKLLSDAALASDQDSMDQKKNKDGVRLMTAHASKGLEFDYVFIVGLEQDLFPHARVNLPTTTEEDSEEERRLFYVALTRARKKVFLTFATVRTIFGSRQVETPSEFIYDIDPMLLEQTERSESLGKVIYLD
- a CDS encoding M23 family metallopeptidase, which gives rise to MDILEAVTGPVGQSLPSGGGDITIVGGMALLPDAGPSGTQVEVNEKPTPAFGQVSTYTVRAGDTLSSIAKMFDVSVGTVLSANDLKRGDALVVGQKLIILPVSGVQYTISKGDTISSISKKYKVDVGEIIGFNGFSSESDVLPIGESIIIPFAETEQKSTTIVPSKKIVNKAHGTGGPDYTGYFIRPVLEELGRKSQGLHGYNGVDIAAKKGTPIIAAAAGEVIVARSGGWNGGYGSYVVIAHGNGTQTLYGHMSSVAVEEGWHVSKGQTIGQVGSTGRSTGSHLHFEIRGAKNPF
- a CDS encoding YifB family Mg chelatase-like AAA ATPase, giving the protein MNFARVHGAQIQFLKAHVVNVEADISRGLFSFSIVGLPDKAVEESRDRVSAAIKNSGLKPPKSKNEKVVISLAPADMKKEGPVFDVPIALAYAIASGDISFDPAKKLFVGELSLDGKVMPVRGTLLIAEEAKKRGFEELYVPEENAIEAALIRGIKIFPIKTLQQLLNHLSKNKEKSAQVKNETIDHREPTEIIPTFSEIDLDLSEIRGQETGKRGLEIAASGGHNIALYGPPGTGKTMLAKGFRGLLPNLNEDEMLEVTGIHSAAGTLRETIITTPPFRSPHHTASYVSVIGGGAIPKPGEATLAHRGVLFLDEFPEFETRVLESLRQPLEDRVVNISRSRGFALFPASFILVAALNPCPCGNRGNKKQQCTCTASAIARYERKLSGPIIDRVDMWIEVGTIDYQKLSGESDGEKSETIRNRVMKARSRQKERFASFKKSGRLNSEMKAKDIIEMSRITENAEKLLRQSAEKFNFSARAYHKAIKLARTIADLAESDEILDEHILEAIRYRPRESFLSRS
- a CDS encoding TraR/DksA C4-type zinc finger protein; the protein is MEKNYEKYEQKLSEEKKLLEEEMQVLGRRTPGNPKDWEPVPSVMDASLSDKNEVADLMEDFEEVSSTQLELEKRLNEVDSALLRIKNGGYGICSVCEKEIEEKRLEANPAATTCMAHL
- a CDS encoding polyribonucleotide nucleotidyltransferase is translated as MQKKNFSCEIGGKTLTATFSDLTEQANGSVIVSYGKTIVLATAVISKEKRDNIDFFPLTVDYEERFYAAGQILGSRFVRREGKPSDEAILSGRIIDRTIRPLFDDHIRNEIQVIITVLAIDKDDPDILAINAASLALATSDIPWNGPVAAIRLTKHSRTDAPEINPDYDFRRHDDAELELVICGRDGKINMIEASGKEMPEEIISSALEQALPELKKLQDFQESIVREIGKKKITIPREEISSEAKSFFTEKVSPRFEEILSGGAGGKIIGEILDYWMEIFTEQFKEEKTSLALSYFEKSVDDFIHNEAVKNDRRPDGRGFKEVRKIFAQAGGISPVLHGTGIFYRGGTHVLSALTLAGPGESQTIDGIEIKTEKRYMHHYNFPPFSSGEIKKVGNINRREIGHGALAEKALLAVLPSQEEFPYTIRIVSESMASNGSTSMASVCGSTLALMDGGVPIKRPVAGIAMGVMMEGEENYKILTDIQGPEDHYGDMDFKVAGTEVGITAVQMDIKIGGIPLSVLKEALVDARDARLQIITKIKEAIPTPRPMLSASAPKVLRHKVKEDQIGLIIGPGGKMINGIKSITGAEQIDIDETGGVLIVGKNGSAEAALLKIKELTKEYKVGERFTGTVARIMDFGAFVEIGPRTDGLVHVSQIAPFHINRITDVLSIGEKVEVIIKEIDEKHRINLSIKDVDPDFATRKGLKPDTPPTPQAGA